From Enterococcus mundtii, the proteins below share one genomic window:
- a CDS encoding helix-turn-helix domain-containing protein, with product MGVLEKQLERQISLLYLLNIESSNISNLAKELSITDKTIAADIDSFNTTCFPARIETNQYKEVSLSIPKKLNLDDIFVRILNNSTNVKILKYIFITEPSLSEIATKLFLSKTSIRRIVAKINTYFLKEKINVQINLENKLTITGNEIEIRRLFASMFKEIYKVKEFPYFDTIYQMLRRCLKAQKRMVSTPKVIYSVYYIYSSIIRIGNKHLIPEKELIDNEQIVGTILEIIQSDTVFCTLMSQKYKFNVTQKNVSNILTSYFGLMFTEVQHRDQRLEQNIEKFLQSFYSLLAIDMPINTTEIEYFFDFINFYKELAIFKVSYADIFYKKMMENNPKIWQAYQKSLQIAQLNFVEQSELLHKELLLELIISSNDLLRMIEPKIQEKSILLLSSQEIGLSLLYKNLILHKHPFLKNIDIYEKDVFSIDYQLINQYDLILTDLSLNFDRITSEILKISKVPTSIFWNNFEQCLYSS from the coding sequence ATGGGTGTACTTGAGAAACAATTAGAGAGACAAATTTCATTGCTTTATTTGCTAAATATTGAGTCATCGAATATTAGTAATCTGGCCAAAGAATTGAGTATTACAGATAAAACGATTGCGGCAGATATCGATAGTTTCAATACCACTTGTTTTCCTGCTCGTATTGAAACCAATCAATACAAAGAGGTATCGCTTTCGATACCGAAGAAATTGAATTTGGATGATATATTTGTCAGGATACTTAATAATTCAACAAATGTGAAAATTTTAAAGTACATATTCATTACAGAACCTTCTCTATCTGAGATTGCGACAAAATTATTTTTAAGTAAAACGAGTATTCGTAGAATTGTCGCGAAAATCAATACATATTTCTTGAAAGAAAAAATCAATGTCCAAATTAATTTAGAGAACAAATTAACGATTACTGGAAATGAAATTGAGATTCGACGTTTATTTGCTAGTATGTTCAAGGAAATTTATAAAGTAAAAGAATTTCCTTACTTCGATACGATTTATCAGATGCTCAGACGTTGTTTGAAGGCACAAAAAAGAATGGTTAGCACACCTAAAGTGATTTATTCGGTGTATTATATTTATTCATCAATTATTCGAATTGGCAATAAACATCTTATTCCCGAGAAAGAATTGATCGACAATGAGCAAATCGTAGGTACCATCTTGGAGATCATCCAAAGTGATACAGTCTTTTGTACGTTGATGAGTCAAAAATATAAATTCAATGTCACACAAAAAAATGTTTCCAATATTCTCACTTCCTATTTTGGTCTAATGTTTACAGAGGTCCAACATCGTGATCAGAGATTAGAGCAGAATATTGAAAAATTTCTTCAAAGCTTTTACAGTCTCTTAGCGATTGACATGCCGATCAACACTACGGAAATCGAATATTTTTTTGATTTCATCAATTTTTATAAAGAATTAGCCATCTTCAAAGTAAGCTATGCAGATATATTTTATAAAAAAATGATGGAGAACAACCCTAAGATCTGGCAAGCCTATCAAAAATCTTTGCAAATTGCTCAATTAAATTTTGTCGAACAAAGCGAACTATTACATAAAGAACTATTACTCGAATTAATCATTTCTTCAAATGATTTGTTACGGATGATTGAACCAAAAATACAAGAGAAATCGATTTTATTATTAAGTTCTCAAGAAATTGGCTTATCTCTTTTATATAAAAATTTGATTTTACATAAGCATCCATTTTTAAAAAATATTGATATCTATGAGAAGGACGTTTTTTCTATCGATTATCAATTAATTAATCAATATGATTTGATCTTGACTGATCTATCCTTAAATTTTGATCGGATCACGTCCGAAATTTTGAAAATCTCTAAAGTTCCTACTTCTATTTTTTGGAATAATTTTGAGCAGTGTCTTTACTCTTCTTAA
- a CDS encoding helix-turn-helix domain-containing protein has translation MIKRTNMLEKTSERQIKLALLLGMAAIDCSTLAEQLGVTKKTLLTDIVFFNHTYAPVCISTDKYQVASLLLPPEINLEDLIKQILNQSTNVQILQMIFEVEPTLSKLANKLYLSETSIRRIIANINTYFSEINAPLSIHISSKLKIIGDESYIRQFFCSMFREQYMPQQLPHFYHIFDVLQRYYKKQATHQTISTYKVIINSFYLYTAIIRIGQGHLLSANKEKPISDPSFFEIIKNNTVFCSIIEKEYGFNVTTTTVSNLLDKKIYFPCIQSAPSNHGEYQRIRQFSEYFYRSLSQDFSLNQDGIQKLSELINYNKNRQFFKTTYLQILSEILFTHSPQILKAYNQAIDHAGLMMIKRNQLLYEELLLELISLSPSLLTAVFPYKKKVSILIVSYQEERTLALYKQLLFKKIPAIHSIHTYTDNIFQVNYDTVNQYDLVLTDIELNQAKTKAKTIKISKIPTTSFWNNIETVLYT, from the coding sequence ATGATAAAACGAACAAATATGCTTGAAAAGACTTCTGAAAGGCAGATCAAACTAGCTTTACTCTTAGGTATGGCCGCCATTGACTGTTCGACTTTAGCGGAACAACTTGGGGTAACAAAAAAAACATTATTGACCGATATTGTGTTTTTTAACCATACATATGCACCAGTTTGTATCAGCACCGATAAATATCAAGTAGCTTCTTTACTATTACCACCAGAGATCAATTTGGAAGATTTAATCAAACAAATACTCAATCAATCAACGAATGTACAAATACTACAGATGATTTTTGAAGTAGAGCCAACGTTATCTAAATTAGCAAATAAACTATATTTAAGTGAAACAAGTATTCGCCGGATCATTGCAAATATCAATACTTATTTCAGCGAGATCAATGCGCCATTATCCATACATATCTCCTCAAAACTCAAAATCATTGGGGATGAAAGTTACATCAGGCAATTCTTCTGTAGTATGTTTCGTGAGCAATATATGCCACAGCAATTGCCCCATTTTTATCACATATTCGATGTGTTACAACGTTACTATAAAAAGCAAGCAACACATCAAACAATTAGTACATATAAAGTTATTATAAATAGTTTTTATCTTTACACAGCAATCATTCGGATTGGACAAGGTCATTTGTTATCAGCGAATAAAGAAAAGCCAATCAGCGATCCTTCTTTTTTTGAAATCATAAAAAATAATACAGTGTTTTGTTCAATCATTGAAAAAGAATACGGTTTTAATGTGACAACCACAACTGTATCAAATCTATTAGATAAAAAAATCTATTTCCCTTGTATTCAGTCAGCACCTAGCAATCATGGGGAATATCAACGGATTCGACAATTTTCAGAATACTTTTATCGTTCATTATCTCAAGACTTCTCTTTGAATCAAGATGGTATTCAGAAATTGAGTGAGTTGATTAATTACAATAAAAACCGACAATTCTTTAAAACAACGTATCTACAGATTTTATCAGAAATCCTATTTACACATTCGCCCCAGATACTAAAAGCATACAATCAAGCTATTGACCATGCTGGATTAATGATGATCAAACGGAATCAATTACTCTATGAAGAGTTACTATTAGAATTGATTTCATTGTCACCTTCCTTACTGACGGCCGTTTTTCCTTACAAGAAAAAGGTGTCTATTTTGATTGTTTCTTATCAGGAAGAAAGGACACTTGCACTGTATAAGCAACTGTTATTCAAAAAAATTCCTGCGATTCATAGTATCCATACATATACTGATAATATTTTTCAAGTAAACTACGATACAGTCAATCAATATGATTTAGTTTTAACAGACATCGAACTGAACCAAGCTAAAACGAAAGCTAAAACGATTAAAATTTCTAAAATACCAACAACCTCTTTTTGGAATAACATTGAAACAGTTCTTTATACATAG
- the gor gene encoding glutathione-disulfide reductase, which translates to MKTYDYIVIGGGSGGIASANRAGMHGAKVLLIEGNELGGTCVNVGCVPKKVMWQASTILETIERDASSYGIQADVKHVDFKELVEKREKYIDFLHGAYQRGLDSNNVEAIKGYARFVDSQTVEVNGESYQANHILIATGGKPSKMTIPGGEYAIDSNGFFALTELPKSTIVLGAGYIAAELSGVLNGLGSEVMWAYRKERPLRTFDKMLSDNLIEMYQEAGIHTYANFTAREITKNGDVYTVTFENGETLMAECVLFAGGRVPNTDALGIEKTNVGLDEKGFIKVDKFQNTTDSHIYAIGDVIGKIDLTPVAIAAGRRLSERLFNGKENSYLDYDLVPTVVFTHPPIATIGLTEEQALTTYGEGQLKVYRSRFTPMYFALNDYRQKCEMKLICVGEEEKIVGLHAIGVGVDEMLQGFAVAIKMGATKADFDNTVAIHPTGAEEFVTMR; encoded by the coding sequence ATGAAAACATATGATTATATTGTCATTGGCGGAGGATCTGGAGGCATTGCTTCAGCGAATCGAGCTGGTATGCATGGAGCAAAAGTATTATTGATTGAAGGCAATGAACTAGGTGGAACGTGCGTCAATGTCGGATGTGTTCCAAAAAAAGTGATGTGGCAAGCAAGCACGATATTAGAAACAATCGAACGTGATGCTTCAAGCTATGGTATCCAAGCGGACGTTAAACATGTTGACTTTAAAGAACTAGTAGAGAAACGCGAGAAATACATTGATTTCCTTCATGGCGCTTATCAAAGAGGTTTAGATAGTAATAACGTTGAAGCAATCAAAGGCTATGCTCGCTTTGTAGATAGTCAAACCGTTGAAGTAAACGGTGAAAGCTATCAAGCAAATCATATTTTGATTGCTACCGGTGGCAAGCCAAGCAAGATGACGATTCCTGGCGGAGAATATGCCATTGATTCAAACGGCTTTTTTGCATTGACAGAATTACCAAAATCGACGATCGTATTAGGTGCGGGTTATATTGCAGCTGAACTTTCAGGTGTGTTAAATGGCTTGGGAAGTGAAGTGATGTGGGCTTATCGTAAAGAACGTCCATTACGTACGTTTGATAAAATGTTATCTGATAACTTGATTGAGATGTATCAAGAAGCAGGAATCCACACTTATGCAAACTTTACGGCTCGTGAAATAACAAAGAACGGGGATGTCTACACCGTTACCTTTGAAAATGGGGAAACACTAATGGCAGAGTGTGTGTTATTTGCTGGCGGACGTGTACCGAATACAGATGCATTAGGAATCGAAAAAACGAACGTTGGATTAGATGAAAAAGGATTTATCAAAGTGGATAAATTCCAAAATACAACCGATTCACACATCTATGCCATTGGTGATGTAATTGGTAAAATCGACTTGACGCCAGTAGCGATTGCCGCAGGTCGTCGTTTGTCAGAAAGACTGTTCAATGGAAAAGAAAATTCGTATTTAGACTATGATTTAGTTCCAACAGTCGTCTTTACTCATCCACCGATTGCAACCATCGGCTTGACAGAAGAGCAAGCGTTGACGACATACGGTGAAGGACAATTGAAAGTCTATCGTTCACGATTCACGCCAATGTATTTTGCTTTAAACGATTATCGACAAAAATGTGAAATGAAATTGATCTGTGTGGGTGAAGAAGAAAAAATTGTTGGGCTGCATGCCATTGGTGTAGGTGTCGATGAAATGTTACAAGGTTTTGCAGTAGCGATCAAAATGGGGGCAACCAAAGCAGATTTTGACAATACAGTAGCTATCCATCCAACAGGCGCAGAAGAATTTGTTACAATGCGTTAA
- a CDS encoding peptidase U32 family protein — MTTKRKLKRPEVLAPAGTLEKLKTAIHYGADAVYIGGNAYGLRSRAGNFTYEEMAEGVAFAKEHQAKVYVAANMVTHEGNDEGAGEFFRNLRDVGISAVIVSDPALIEICATEAPGLPIHLSTQASATNYETLEFWKEEGLERVVLAREVSMEEVAEIRRHTDVEIEAFIHGAMCISYSGRCTLSNHMSMRDANRGGCSQSCRWKYELYDLPFGQERNSLTDAGEIEEEFSMSAVDMSMIEHIPDLIENGVDSFKIEGRMKSIHYVSTVANVYKAAVDSYMEDPENYVCKQEWIDELWKVAQRELATGFYYDTPSENEQLFGERRKIPVYKFVGEVLSYDEETKQATIRQRNLFSVGDEIEFYGPGFTHFSQMVEMMHNEEGESIDRAPNPMMILTMPVAQPVKPGDMIRKRK; from the coding sequence ATGACAACAAAAAGAAAATTAAAACGTCCGGAAGTTTTAGCACCAGCCGGCACGCTTGAAAAACTAAAAACAGCTATCCATTATGGCGCAGATGCTGTGTATATTGGTGGTAATGCTTATGGGTTACGTAGTCGCGCAGGAAACTTTACCTATGAAGAAATGGCAGAAGGCGTTGCATTCGCAAAAGAACATCAAGCGAAAGTGTATGTAGCAGCAAATATGGTCACACATGAAGGAAATGACGAAGGAGCCGGTGAATTTTTCCGTAACCTGCGCGATGTGGGGATTTCAGCAGTGATCGTCTCTGATCCAGCACTTATTGAGATCTGTGCGACCGAAGCCCCTGGCTTACCTATCCATCTATCAACTCAAGCTTCTGCTACCAACTATGAAACATTAGAATTTTGGAAAGAAGAAGGCTTGGAACGTGTAGTTTTAGCTCGGGAAGTTTCGATGGAAGAAGTCGCTGAGATCCGTCGACATACTGATGTAGAGATTGAAGCATTCATCCATGGAGCAATGTGTATCTCTTATTCAGGACGTTGTACGTTGTCGAATCATATGTCGATGCGGGATGCCAATCGTGGAGGCTGTTCACAATCTTGTCGTTGGAAATATGAATTGTATGATTTGCCATTTGGACAAGAGAGAAACTCTTTGACAGATGCTGGCGAGATCGAAGAAGAGTTTTCGATGAGTGCAGTAGATATGTCGATGATCGAACATATTCCTGACTTGATTGAAAATGGCGTAGATAGTTTTAAAATCGAAGGTCGAATGAAGTCGATCCATTATGTATCAACTGTCGCAAATGTCTATAAAGCAGCTGTAGATAGTTATATGGAAGATCCTGAAAACTATGTGTGCAAACAAGAATGGATCGATGAGTTATGGAAAGTGGCTCAACGAGAATTGGCAACAGGATTTTATTACGATACACCTAGCGAAAATGAACAATTATTTGGTGAACGTCGTAAGATCCCTGTATACAAATTTGTCGGAGAAGTTTTATCTTATGACGAGGAGACGAAACAAGCGACAATCCGTCAGAGAAACCTCTTTTCTGTAGGGGATGAAATCGAATTTTATGGGCCTGGATTTACTCACTTCAGTCAAATGGTTGAGATGATGCACAATGAAGAAGGAGAATCCATTGATCGCGCACCAAATCCTATGATGATTTTGACCATGCCAGTCGCACAACCAGTTAAACCTGGAGATATGATTAGAAAAAGAAAATAA
- a CDS encoding peptidase U32 family protein produces the protein MIEIITTIESMKQAEELLEAGVDTLYFGEERFGLRLPASFTREEQRELVALAHRYGKKVNIAVNGIIHPEKMKKVPEYLQFLKEINVDMITVGDTGIIYTMRKNPELNIPYVFDAETLVTSARQINFWAKKGAISAVLAREVPFDEMKEMENKLQIPVETLVYGATCIHQSKRPLLQNYYNYTQQDEKKDRERGLFLAEPKKEDTHYSIYEDSHGTHIFANNDINLSNELPQLYAHHFRTWKLDGVFTPGEAFVEITKLFVEAKKALLADTWTETLAQEMTNKINGLHPTNRGLDTGFFYIDPESIK, from the coding sequence ATGATCGAAATCATAACTACTATAGAATCAATGAAACAAGCAGAAGAATTGCTTGAAGCAGGAGTGGATACCTTATATTTTGGGGAAGAACGCTTCGGTCTACGCTTACCAGCTTCTTTTACAAGAGAAGAACAACGCGAATTAGTTGCGCTGGCACATCGGTACGGTAAAAAAGTAAATATAGCTGTCAATGGGATCATTCATCCTGAAAAAATGAAAAAAGTCCCAGAGTATCTGCAATTTTTAAAAGAAATCAATGTGGACATGATCACAGTTGGTGATACTGGGATTATCTATACCATGAGAAAAAATCCAGAGTTGAACATTCCTTATGTTTTTGATGCAGAAACATTAGTGACGAGTGCACGTCAAATCAATTTTTGGGCAAAAAAAGGGGCGATTTCTGCTGTTTTAGCACGTGAAGTGCCATTTGATGAGATGAAAGAAATGGAAAATAAGTTACAGATTCCTGTGGAAACACTTGTGTATGGAGCTACATGCATCCATCAATCGAAACGTCCACTGTTACAGAATTACTATAACTACACGCAACAGGACGAAAAAAAAGATCGTGAAAGAGGACTCTTTCTCGCTGAACCTAAAAAAGAAGATACACATTATTCGATTTATGAAGATTCACATGGTACGCATATTTTTGCGAATAATGACATCAATTTAAGTAATGAACTCCCACAGCTTTATGCCCATCATTTCCGTACCTGGAAATTAGATGGCGTTTTTACGCCTGGTGAAGCATTTGTTGAGATCACTAAATTATTTGTTGAGGCAAAAAAAGCATTATTAGCAGACACATGGACAGAAACGTTAGCACAAGAAATGACGAATAAGATCAATGGATTACATCCAACGAATCGAGGACTTGATACAGGTTTCTTTTATATTGATCCTGAATCTATCAAGTAA
- a CDS encoding ATP-dependent Clp protease ATP-binding subunit gives MAEIFTERAQRVLEIAQEEAKRFKHQAVSSEHILLALVIEPNGIAGKVLRDMKLNEKDIYEEIEHLVGYGTVKTYAKGVFLPYSPRMKQIFALANSEVNKMGTQKVGTEHILLSLLKDESIMATRIMINLGISLSKVRQSLKRTMGTESSTGGIRRRNPQEKRAMTQGTPTLDSLARDLTKLAKENRLDPVVGRSREVKRLIQILSRRTKNNPVLVGEPGVGKTAIAEGLAQKIILGEVPEEMKAKRLMMLDMGALVAGTKYRGEFEDRMKKVIDEIYHDGQVILFIDELHTLIGAGGAEGAIDASNILKPALARGELQTIGATTLDEYQKYIEKDSALERRFARIQVDEPTADEAEEILRGLRSRYEEHHHVEITDEAVRAAVNLSVRYITSRQLPDKAIDLIDESAAKVRLEQADDLSETTILKQEIDQVNKEKEQAIQKQDFETAAHLRRQEKSLMKKLEKRLAIEAKHQNGFADRVTEEDVATVVSEWTGVPLQQLEKKESQRLLELEALLHERVVGQDEAVKAVSRAIRRARSGLKDPNRPIGSFMFLGPTGVGKTELAKALSEVMFGEEDALIRVDMSEFMEKYSTSRLIGSPPGYVGYDEGGQLTEKIRQKPYSVILLDEVEKAHPDVFNLLLQVLDDGHLTDAKGRKVDFRNTIMIMTSNIGATQIREEKNVGFNVQDITKDHQAMQKRILEELKKAFRPEFLNRIDETVVFHSLTKDEVHAIVQIMSQSIVKRLKEQDILVKITPAAVDVIGKVGFDPEYGARPLRRALQKEVEDRLSEALLGGEIHLGDQITVGASKGKITVNVREPKKITTKV, from the coding sequence ATGGCAGAAATATTTACAGAAAGAGCACAACGTGTGTTAGAAATTGCCCAAGAAGAAGCAAAACGCTTCAAACATCAAGCGGTAAGTTCAGAACATATATTATTGGCTTTAGTGATCGAACCCAACGGGATTGCTGGGAAAGTATTACGAGATATGAAATTGAATGAAAAAGATATTTATGAAGAAATCGAGCATTTAGTCGGTTATGGTACAGTGAAAACTTATGCAAAAGGTGTATTTCTCCCTTATTCTCCTCGAATGAAACAAATTTTTGCTTTGGCAAATAGTGAAGTGAATAAAATGGGTACACAAAAGGTAGGAACTGAGCATATTTTACTTAGTCTATTAAAAGATGAGAGTATCATGGCTACTCGTATCATGATCAACTTGGGGATTAGTTTGAGCAAAGTTCGTCAGTCATTGAAGCGTACGATGGGTACGGAAAGTAGTACCGGTGGTATTCGCCGTCGCAATCCACAAGAAAAGCGAGCAATGACACAAGGTACTCCTACGTTAGATTCTTTAGCTAGAGACTTAACTAAGTTAGCAAAAGAAAACAGGTTAGATCCAGTCGTAGGTCGTTCAAGAGAAGTCAAACGGTTGATCCAGATACTTAGTCGCCGAACAAAAAACAATCCTGTTTTAGTTGGAGAACCCGGTGTCGGTAAAACTGCGATTGCAGAAGGATTGGCTCAAAAAATCATTTTAGGTGAAGTACCTGAAGAAATGAAAGCAAAACGTTTGATGATGTTAGACATGGGGGCGTTAGTCGCTGGGACGAAGTATCGGGGAGAATTTGAAGATCGAATGAAAAAAGTCATTGATGAAATTTATCATGATGGTCAAGTTATTCTCTTTATTGATGAATTACACACATTGATTGGTGCTGGTGGTGCAGAAGGTGCCATCGATGCATCGAATATTTTGAAACCAGCGTTAGCACGTGGAGAATTACAAACGATTGGCGCGACAACATTAGACGAATACCAAAAATACATTGAAAAAGACTCGGCATTGGAACGACGCTTTGCACGTATCCAAGTAGATGAGCCGACAGCAGATGAAGCGGAAGAAATCTTACGTGGTTTACGTTCACGCTATGAGGAACATCATCATGTGGAGATCACCGATGAAGCAGTACGAGCGGCAGTCAATCTTTCTGTTCGATATATCACTTCCAGACAGTTACCAGATAAAGCGATCGACTTGATTGATGAATCAGCAGCGAAAGTTCGATTGGAACAAGCGGACGATTTGTCAGAAACGACGATACTGAAACAAGAGATCGATCAAGTGAATAAAGAAAAAGAACAGGCGATTCAAAAACAAGATTTTGAAACAGCTGCGCATTTACGTAGACAAGAAAAAAGCTTAATGAAAAAACTAGAAAAACGTTTAGCGATTGAAGCAAAACATCAAAATGGCTTTGCGGATCGGGTGACTGAAGAAGATGTAGCTACTGTTGTTTCGGAGTGGACAGGTGTACCATTGCAACAGTTAGAAAAGAAAGAAAGTCAACGATTACTGGAACTAGAAGCACTACTTCACGAACGTGTTGTAGGACAAGATGAAGCGGTCAAAGCTGTTTCTCGTGCGATCAGACGGGCGCGTAGTGGCTTAAAAGATCCAAATCGCCCGATTGGTTCCTTCATGTTTTTAGGTCCAACAGGAGTCGGAAAAACAGAACTTGCGAAAGCATTGTCAGAAGTGATGTTTGGTGAAGAGGACGCATTGATTCGTGTCGACATGTCTGAATTCATGGAGAAGTATAGTACGAGTCGTTTGATCGGTTCGCCTCCAGGCTATGTGGGTTATGATGAAGGTGGACAATTGACAGAAAAAATTCGTCAAAAACCTTACTCAGTTATCTTGCTAGATGAAGTGGAAAAAGCTCATCCAGATGTCTTCAATTTATTATTACAAGTGTTAGATGATGGTCATTTAACAGATGCTAAAGGAAGAAAAGTAGACTTTAGAAATACGATCATGATCATGACTTCTAATATTGGCGCTACTCAAATCCGTGAGGAAAAAAATGTTGGATTCAACGTCCAAGATATTACTAAAGATCATCAAGCGATGCAAAAACGGATACTTGAAGAGCTGAAGAAAGCTTTCCGCCCTGAATTCTTGAACCGTATCGATGAGACAGTCGTTTTCCATTCATTAACAAAAGATGAAGTCCATGCGATTGTTCAAATCATGAGTCAATCGATCGTCAAACGATTGAAAGAACAAGATATCTTAGTGAAAATCACACCAGCAGCAGTTGATGTGATTGGAAAAGTCGGTTTTGATCCAGAGTATGGTGCACGGCCACTAAGAAGGGCATTACAAAAAGAAGTAGAAGATCGTTTGAGCGAAGCTTTGCTTGGAGGAGAAATCCATTTAGGCGATCAAATCACTGTTGGCGCTTCGAAGGGCAAAATCACAGTAAATGTGCGTGAACCTAAGAAAATAACTACTAAAGTATAA
- a CDS encoding CtsR family transcriptional regulator: MAQQNTSDLIESYIKKILEKNEMIELRRIELADLFNCVPSQINYVINTRFTIQRGYLVESKRGGGGYIRIAKVRMSDKKQMLERINLLFGETINEKNAYAIIQKLYEDQIITKKEGNLMLSAIAKNTLNINETEDYTRARILRAFLERLSYEDGE; the protein is encoded by the coding sequence ATGGCACAACAAAATACTTCGGATCTAATTGAATCATATATAAAAAAGATCCTGGAAAAAAACGAGATGATCGAGCTTCGAAGGATTGAATTGGCAGATCTATTTAACTGCGTTCCTTCACAAATCAATTATGTGATCAATACACGATTTACGATTCAACGCGGCTATCTGGTTGAGAGTAAACGTGGTGGTGGTGGGTATATCCGCATTGCAAAAGTGAGAATGTCGGATAAAAAACAAATGCTTGAACGAATCAACTTGCTATTTGGCGAAACGATTAATGAAAAAAATGCCTACGCCATTATTCAGAAACTATATGAAGACCAAATCATTACCAAAAAAGAAGGAAACTTGATGTTGAGTGCGATTGCTAAAAATACGTTGAACATCAATGAGACAGAAGATTATACACGTGCTCGAATTCTACGAGCCTTTTTAGAACGATTAAGCTATGAAGATGGGGAGTGA
- a CDS encoding response regulator transcription factor has product MKILIADDDKEIVELLSIYVHNEGYEAVKAYDGKEALSKVRTIPDIELLILDIMMPEMDGMQVVKELRKESQIPIIMLTAKTTDMDKIKGLVAGADDYVTKPFNPLEVMARVKSLLRRTKMQVTPDQPDVLEVNALIINKDSHEVKTIDGKEIQLTALEFGILYLLASHPNHVFSADEIFERVWKQESIVSAKTVMVHVSHLRDKIEEATGGEKVIQTVWGVGYKIDAR; this is encoded by the coding sequence ATGAAAATATTAATCGCAGATGACGACAAGGAAATTGTTGAATTACTTAGTATCTACGTACACAATGAAGGCTACGAAGCAGTAAAAGCCTATGATGGAAAAGAAGCATTATCAAAAGTACGAACAATCCCTGATATTGAATTACTTATTCTAGACATCATGATGCCTGAAATGGATGGCATGCAAGTGGTCAAAGAATTAAGAAAAGAATCACAAATCCCTATCATTATGTTAACAGCGAAAACGACTGATATGGATAAAATCAAAGGGTTAGTTGCTGGTGCAGATGATTATGTGACGAAACCATTTAATCCTCTTGAGGTAATGGCTCGTGTAAAATCTTTGTTACGTCGCACAAAAATGCAAGTGACGCCGGATCAACCGGATGTCCTAGAAGTAAATGCCTTGATCATCAATAAAGACTCACATGAAGTCAAAACAATCGATGGAAAAGAAATCCAACTGACTGCCTTAGAATTTGGTATTCTATATCTTCTTGCAAGTCATCCTAACCATGTATTCAGTGCAGATGAAATCTTTGAGCGTGTCTGGAAACAAGAAAGTATTGTCTCTGCTAAAACAGTAATGGTTCATGTTAGTCATTTAAGAGACAAGATCGAAGAAGCAACAGGTGGAGAAAAAGTCATTCAAACCGTTTGGGGAGTGGGCTATAAAATTGATGCAAGATAA